A stretch of DNA from Spirosoma endbachense:
TACCTATAGGCTTTTTTACCATGCCTATAGATTCTCACCTAACGGAGCTACCTCCATGCAATTGGCTGATAATATTGTTCCCCTTTTGACACTGATCGTTCTGGAAACCATTCTGGGCATTGACAACATCATTTTTATCTCCATTCTGGCCGATAAGTTGCCGGATGAACAGCGCGACAAGTTGCGCTATTGGGGTATCGGACTATCGATGGTCATGCGGTTAGGTCTGCTTGCTCTCATTGCCTGGATCATGCAGCTCGACCAAACCCTGTTTGTTATATCGGGAATTGCCATCACGGGCAAGGGCCTGATTTTACTGGCAGGTGGATTATTTCTGATCTACAAAAGTACCAAAGAGATTTACCATAAAGCTGAACTGGGCGACGACGCCAACGCGCCGGATACGGCCAAAGCCACGTTTCGCGATTTGCTGATCCAGGTTCTCATCCTGGATATGGTGTTTTCCATCGACTCCATTATTACGGCCGTCGGAATGGTCGAACAGCTTTGGGTGATGTACACCGCCGTAATCGTCACGGTAGGTATCATGATGGTGGCCTCCAAACCGATTGCCTCGTTTATTAGCCGCCATCCTTCGTTCAAGGTTCTGGCCCTGTGTTTTCTGTTGATCATCGGTATGTCGCTGGTGGCCGAAGGACTGCATGTTGAAATACCTAAAGGCTATATCTATTTTTCAATGGCCTTTGCCTTTTTGGTCGATGTGATTCAGATGAAGACTGTCCGCCCGAGTAAACCCGGCAACTGATTGACTGTGATTTATGCACGCTATTCGGCGTTGGTTGCTACCTTGCCAGTAGTTATTCCATATACCTGGGATCGGTTTCGCTTCCCAAACTAGTCTTAGCATAATGATGTCTGGTGTCAATGCTCATTTGTTGGTGGTTGAAGACGAACCCAAGGTAGCTACGTTCATCAAAAAAGGGCTTCAAACCCAGGCCTATACGGTCGACGTAGCGTTAACCGGTGAAGAAGGTAAACGGCTCTTCGACACTACACCCTACAAACTGGTCATTCTGGACGTTAATTTGCCTGGTATGAGCGGACTTGATCTGGCGGAGTACATTCGCAGTCAGCAAAGCCGATTGCCTATTTTGATGTTGACGGCGCTTGATACGACCGCCGACAAACTACTGGGCTTCGAGGCTGGTGCCGACGATTACCTGGCCAAACCATTTGATTTTCTTGAACTACTGGCCAGGGTAAAAGCCCTGCTCCGCCGGTCGACCCCGAATGAAGAAGAAATGCAGATACTTCGCGTGGCTGACCTGGAACTGGATCTTGACCAGCGTGTAGCCCGCCGACGGGGTAATACCATTGACTTGACCGCCCGTGAGTTTTCCCTGCTGGAGTACCTGATGCGCAATGCCGGACGGGTCGTTTCGCGGGTTGATATTGCCGAACAGGTATGGGATATCGGCTTCGATACCGGCACGAACGTGATTGATGTTTACATTAGCTACCTGCGTGCTAAAATCGACAAAGATTCACCCGTCAAACTCATTCATACCTTGATCGGAATGGGTTATGTGCTAAAAGAAAAATGAGCCTCCGTACCCGACTGACCCTTTTGTTCACCGCCATTGTCTCGGTTTTATTGGCTTTGTTTTGCGGGCTACTGTTCAAACTGGCCGGGCAATACCGGGAGCAGCAATTTCAGGAGCGTCTTCAGGCAGAAGCAACAACGGCGGGCCATCTGCTGCTGAGCCGGGAGCGAATTGGGCCGACCCTCTATAAATTACTGGACAAAAATCATCTGACGGTTCTTCCGGAGGAAGAGATCATTATTTACAATACAAAGAACAAACTGGTATACGAAAGTGGGACGGACTACCTCACGCTCACCCCCGAAAACCTGAATCACATTCGACAAAGCCGACGGGTGGTCTGGAAAGAAGCCAATCGTGAGATCGTGGGTATCCTGTTTAACGACCACCAGCAGCCGTTTGTCATTGTAGCCTCCGCAGTGGATACGTATGGAACCCGAACGGTACTGAACTTAGGTAAACTGCTCGGTGTCGGTTGGTGCGTCATGATTGGCCTGCTATTGCTCGCTGGCCGTTTTTTTGCGGGTCGTACGCTTCGGCCCATCAGTCGTATTAATCGACAGATCGACGCAATAACAGCTTCAAATCTCTCGCTACGCTTACCCGAAGAATCGCAGGGGGATGAGTTAACCCAGTTAGCTCAGCGATTCAATCGGATGTTAAGTCGGTTGGAAGAGGCTTTCCGGTTGCAGCGTTCGTTTGTGTCGAGTGCTTCCCATGAATTACGAACGCCCCTCACCGCTATTACAGGTCAGTTGGAAGTCTCGCTGCTGGCCGACGATGAACCAGACGAGTTACGGGCTACGCTCCGGTCGGTTCTGGACGATGTTCGTGGTTTAAACCGGATGGCCAATGGATTACTCGCGCTGGCCAATGCCAGCATGGATGCTTCCGCCGTGCCAATGGCCCTTGTGCAACTGGACACCCTCCTTGAGCAGATCCAGTTGGAGTTCCAGCGTATCCAGCCGACGTATACGATTTATCTGCACATTGACTCGAACACGAAAGGAACGGCTACCTGGCAACTGATGGGTAGTGAGGCTTTATTGCGGACGGCTTTTTTTAATTTGCTGGATAACGGCGGAAAGTTCTCGTTGGACCATACCGTTTGGGTACAATTGACTAGCCAGGATGCCGCGATACAACTGACGGTTCACAATACAGGTTCCGTTATTGCCCCCGATCAACTGGCCATTATTTTCAGTCCCTTCCAGCGAGGGCGTAACGCCAGTGGCCATCCCGGTCATGGTATCGGTCTGGCGCTTACGGAGCGCATTATCCGACTACATCAGGGGCAGATCCAGGTCGATTCAACCGTTGACGCAGGAACAACCTTTACGGTTACCTTACCCCGCTAGTATTCCTGGTTCGTTGTTGTTTATTGTAATTCACCGTTCGCATCGGGTAGCTGAACCGCTTTCAATCAGGCGCTCAGGCCGCTAACTGCATTTCTAATTCCGTTCTAATGCGGCTCTAACACGAGCCTAACCCCGAGGTATGATCTTTGTAAAGTCAACCAGCAGATGAGATGAAACGGTCTTAAGATGAGCTGGATAACGACTAAACTGGACAAACCATGAAACGGATCTTATTAATAGCAGCCCTCAGCGGCCTTTCGTTGGTAACAGCCACGGCCCAGAATGATAACAAAGTACGGAACGATCACACCTACTCGACGCATAACTACAAGCACGCCAACAAAGCAGCCACGGCTCGCCAATGGGAAAACAAGACGGGCGCTTCCGTTCGTGCACCCGGATTGGGCACGGCTCCGTTGGCCAACTACAAACACCAGGTACCGGGTGCCGTACCAACGGGGGGGGTGGTGCTGTCGCACACGCCGGAAACGGATGTAACCCTGCGGAATTATAAAATTCAGCGCGTAAGCCTGCCGAACTCAACCACCCGAATGGTGGCTAAAAAAGGTGATTCGACGTCCAGCCAACCGAACACCCAAACGGGTCAGTAAGTGCGGAAGTCAGGGTTTTGGCAGTCGAATCGCTATGATTCGACCCAGCCAGCTTTAGTACACGCTCCTGGGTTCGTCAGCCGATGAATGAGCAAACCCAGGAGCCGTGTTTCTATTAGTGAAAACAAAACGTTCGTTGTAATAAGTGGTTGAGGGAAACTCCGGGGGATGTGGGAACACAGCCTTCGGAGTTGATTCTGTCACCAGTACACGCCACCCTAAATGGACCACTCGGTGGGAGACTTTCCGTATTTCCGCTTAAACGAATGTGAGAAATGAGACAGGCTTTCAAAGCCCAGCTCTAGGTAGATCGCAGAGGGTTTTTTGTGCTTGGTTTCGATCAGATGCCGGGCTTCCGTAAGCCGCCTTTCCTGTAACCAATGCCGGGGTGCCATGCCAAATATCTTCTGGAAATCACGCTTGAACCCCGCCAGACTTCGCCCCGTGAGTCTTGCAAATTGTTCAACCGGAACGTTGTAATGAAAATTGCTAAGCATGAATTTTTCCATATCCAGCTTATAGGGTTCCGAAAAGTCGAATAAGAATGTCTCCAGTTCGGGCATGGTATGCAGTAGCAGATGGACAGCCTCCCTGACTTTCAGCAGACCCATAGCCTGGGTTATTTTCTCTTCCGGATGAGCAACATAGGGCATCACGGACTGAAAGAAAGCCCGCAGAAAATCGTTTGCGGGAATAAGTACGTTGGGTGGACCAAGGTATTTTTGACCGATCTCAAGTTGCTCCTCCAGGGCAATCTGCCTGAGCAGATCTTCTTTCAGTCTGATGACAATGGTTTGATATTCACCGCCTTCCAGGGGCGTTTTGGTCAGCTCCCCTAATTGATTTTTTTGGATCAGCAACATCTCACCGCTCCCCATCGAGATCCTTTCGGTGGCCGTTTCTATTGAAAAACGACCTGACACCTGCAATACCAGGGTGTTGTGTTCCATGAAAGCTACCTTCTCCTTTCTCATCGTCGAGTGATATGAGAAAAAAATAACTCCGGGGATTATTTCAATTGGGTTCGTCACCAGGTAAAGATAGTAAAATGTAAGGCTTATGGACTAGCTAAACTATCGCTGAAGATAGGTGCCGCCAAGGATCGCCCCTGGCGAAAACTGCGTTGTAAGCGTATCAATCTCCTCAGCCGTGAACTCGATGGCCATGGCTTCTATGTTTTCCGGGAGTCGCGATCGTCGGCTCATGCTGACCAAAGGCATGATATGATCACCCTGCTTATTGACCCAGGCGATCGCCAGTTGTGTCGGCGTGTAGCCTTTTTCGATTGCCATTTGCTTTAATACGTTCACCTTTTCCAGATTCCTGATCAGATTCTCGCCTTGAAACCGCGAGAAATGCGTATGGTAATCATTGGCTGGCAGGGGTGCTTTCATCTCACCGGTAAGTAACCCTTCGGCCGTGTTGGCAAAGGCCACCACCCCAATGCCCAATTCCTTAGCTGTAGGAAGGAGGTCGCTTTCAATCTGACGATCGGCCAATGAATAGCCTATTTCCAGGGCAGTTACAGGATGTACACTATGGGCCTTTCGCAGTTGATCCGCCGTTATTTCAGAAACACCCAGATAACGAACTTTTCCTTCCTGGATCAGGTCGGCAATTGTACCAATCACCTCTTCAATGGGAACACTATTATCAAGTCTGCATGGCTGATACAGGTCAATGGTATCGATACCGAGTCGTACCAGCGAATAGTTGATGAAGTTCTTGATGGCTACAGGGCGCAGGTCCAGCCCAATCCATTGGCCGTTGTAAAAAATAGCCCCAAATTTGACACTAATAAAAGCATCGTCGCGCCGACGTTTGATGGCTTTGCCTACCAGCAGCTCGTTGTGGCCGCTTCCGTAAAAGTCACCGGTATTCAGGAAATTGATGCCGCTGTCCAAGGCCAGTTGAATGGTTGCTTCACTTTCACGCTCGTCATTCGTCAGGCCTCCCCATACCGACGACATGCGCATACAGCCTAAGCCAAGTTTAGAAACGAGTGGGCCGTTTGTACCCAGGTTTATTTTAGTGATCGTGGTCATCGCTGTTGTTGTATGATTTAACTCATGCAAAGGTCAGCGTTGTTGGGCATTGCCGAATTTCGTCCACGGCTCAACTTACTTGTCTGTATGGATCAGTGGTACGTTCCGCTTGACTAAGCCTCGGAAAGTAGCCACGATTGTTTTGTGAGACGGTAATCAGATTGACCTGAACAGCACAGTATGGAAAGCAAGCGCTCAGTATTTTTTCTGCACTGTAGCAAGCACATCCTGTGGATATCCCATCACAATGGCGCTAACCTCATCGAGACGCGTTACCTGATCGGCTGTTAACCGAATATCAACCGCCTTCAAACTAGTCTCCAGTTGGGCCAGAGTCCGTGCGCCGATGATCGGAAATATAGCTTTGCTCAATACCCAGGCCAACGCTATCTGTCCCGGAGTGGCGTCGAGTTCGTTGGCCATCAGCTCCAGTTGATCGAGTACTGTCTTTGTTCGCTCATCTTCCTGAGAACCATCTGCCGCAGCATGTGCCAAACGCCCGGTGGAGCCCTGCCGGTATTTTCCCGTCAGTAATCCCCCAGCCAGGGGAGAGTAGCCCATAATACCCAATCCAACGTGTTCAGCCATTGCCGTTAGCTCCCGTTCTGCGGTTCGTTGCAGCAGGTTGTATTCGATCTGAATAGCCGTCAGCGGCATAGAAGCAGCGATGGTTGCCGCTTTCCAGGCGGGGAAATTTGCCAGCCCCGTATATAAAACTTTTCCAGCGGTAACCAGATCTTCCAGCCCACGAACAGTTTCCTCTACTGGCGTTACACCGTCATCAAAATGCGGCATATAGATGTCGATGTAATCCGTTCTCAGGCGTTTCAGGCTGCTCTCTATAGCCTGGCGCATGGCCTTCCGGTGATTTCCTGCATTGGCCAGCGACGGATCGGGTTGACTGCTCCGGGTGTACTTGGTACAAATAATAAAATCGTGTCGTTTATGCTCTAAAAACCGACCGACCGTCTCTTCTGCTTCGCCAAACTGATACTGATCAGAGACATCAATGAAGTTCCCACCGGCATCGGCATAAACTGCGAGTAGTTGAAGTGCGTCGTGGGCAAGCGTACCATAACCCCGTCGGTCGCCCAACTGCGAGCCACCCATAATCAGTTCGCTGGCTGGTAAACCGGTCTGTGTTCCGAATAATTTATGTTTCATTCAACAAAGGTCAGGAGCGGGCCAGGTACAATCAAGTATGGCTAAATTCAGCCGTATTTAAAAGATCGTCAGGTACCTTATATTTGTTGGATGTACGAGAGAAAGTTACCTGTCGAACTCGACTGCGGCCTCCACCTGTTCATGGAAGTGATGAATGGAAAGTGGAAAATTAGCCTCATCTGGAGCATTCATTCTGGCATCAGGCGGCCCGGCGAATTACAACGCAAAATTCCTAAAGCGTCACGAAGACTGTTAGACAATCAGTTAAACCAGTTAGTAGAGCATGGAATCCTTTCCAAAACTACTTTTAATCAATTGCCTTTAAAGGTAGAGTACGAGCTCACACCACTGGGCCAAAGCCTGATTCCCATTATTGAGTTGACAGCCCAATGGGGCGAAGATCATCGTAGTCTATTAGAACCGCTATTTACCAGGGAGCGCATTGAAGCTACTCGGTAAATTGGGTTACTTTGAGATCGCTCCTTTCTCGAGGTACTTATGACCTTCATTTTATAAATCAAGATATCTGGAGGGATAGGATAAGGGTAATTGATCTGGTAAGCGATAAAAAATTATGAACTATTTATTATTGATTATCTGTGTTGTCGGG
This window harbors:
- a CDS encoding TerC family protein; protein product: MQLADNIVPLLTLIVLETILGIDNIIFISILADKLPDEQRDKLRYWGIGLSMVMRLGLLALIAWIMQLDQTLFVISGIAITGKGLILLAGGLFLIYKSTKEIYHKAELGDDANAPDTAKATFRDLLIQVLILDMVFSIDSIITAVGMVEQLWVMYTAVIVTVGIMMVASKPIASFISRHPSFKVLALCFLLIIGMSLVAEGLHVEIPKGYIYFSMAFAFLVDVIQMKTVRPSKPGN
- a CDS encoding response regulator transcription factor, yielding MMSGVNAHLLVVEDEPKVATFIKKGLQTQAYTVDVALTGEEGKRLFDTTPYKLVILDVNLPGMSGLDLAEYIRSQQSRLPILMLTALDTTADKLLGFEAGADDYLAKPFDFLELLARVKALLRRSTPNEEEMQILRVADLELDLDQRVARRRGNTIDLTAREFSLLEYLMRNAGRVVSRVDIAEQVWDIGFDTGTNVIDVYISYLRAKIDKDSPVKLIHTLIGMGYVLKEK
- a CDS encoding sensor histidine kinase, coding for MSLRTRLTLLFTAIVSVLLALFCGLLFKLAGQYREQQFQERLQAEATTAGHLLLSRERIGPTLYKLLDKNHLTVLPEEEIIIYNTKNKLVYESGTDYLTLTPENLNHIRQSRRVVWKEANREIVGILFNDHQQPFVIVASAVDTYGTRTVLNLGKLLGVGWCVMIGLLLLAGRFFAGRTLRPISRINRQIDAITASNLSLRLPEESQGDELTQLAQRFNRMLSRLEEAFRLQRSFVSSASHELRTPLTAITGQLEVSLLADDEPDELRATLRSVLDDVRGLNRMANGLLALANASMDASAVPMALVQLDTLLEQIQLEFQRIQPTYTIYLHIDSNTKGTATWQLMGSEALLRTAFFNLLDNGGKFSLDHTVWVQLTSQDAAIQLTVHNTGSVIAPDQLAIIFSPFQRGRNASGHPGHGIGLALTERIIRLHQGQIQVDSTVDAGTTFTVTLPR
- a CDS encoding helix-turn-helix domain-containing protein; the encoded protein is MRKEKVAFMEHNTLVLQVSGRFSIETATERISMGSGEMLLIQKNQLGELTKTPLEGGEYQTIVIRLKEDLLRQIALEEQLEIGQKYLGPPNVLIPANDFLRAFFQSVMPYVAHPEEKITQAMGLLKVREAVHLLLHTMPELETFLFDFSEPYKLDMEKFMLSNFHYNVPVEQFARLTGRSLAGFKRDFQKIFGMAPRHWLQERRLTEARHLIETKHKKPSAIYLELGFESLSHFSHSFKRKYGKSPTEWSI
- a CDS encoding aldo/keto reductase, with protein sequence MTTITKINLGTNGPLVSKLGLGCMRMSSVWGGLTNDERESEATIQLALDSGINFLNTGDFYGSGHNELLVGKAIKRRRDDAFISVKFGAIFYNGQWIGLDLRPVAIKNFINYSLVRLGIDTIDLYQPCRLDNSVPIEEVIGTIADLIQEGKVRYLGVSEITADQLRKAHSVHPVTALEIGYSLADRQIESDLLPTAKELGIGVVAFANTAEGLLTGEMKAPLPANDYHTHFSRFQGENLIRNLEKVNVLKQMAIEKGYTPTQLAIAWVNKQGDHIMPLVSMSRRSRLPENIEAMAIEFTAEEIDTLTTQFSPGAILGGTYLQR
- a CDS encoding aldo/keto reductase; the encoded protein is MKHKLFGTQTGLPASELIMGGSQLGDRRGYGTLAHDALQLLAVYADAGGNFIDVSDQYQFGEAEETVGRFLEHKRHDFIICTKYTRSSQPDPSLANAGNHRKAMRQAIESSLKRLRTDYIDIYMPHFDDGVTPVEETVRGLEDLVTAGKVLYTGLANFPAWKAATIAASMPLTAIQIEYNLLQRTAERELTAMAEHVGLGIMGYSPLAGGLLTGKYRQGSTGRLAHAAADGSQEDERTKTVLDQLELMANELDATPGQIALAWVLSKAIFPIIGARTLAQLETSLKAVDIRLTADQVTRLDEVSAIVMGYPQDVLATVQKKY
- a CDS encoding winged helix-turn-helix transcriptional regulator — protein: MYERKLPVELDCGLHLFMEVMNGKWKISLIWSIHSGIRRPGELQRKIPKASRRLLDNQLNQLVEHGILSKTTFNQLPLKVEYELTPLGQSLIPIIELTAQWGEDHRSLLEPLFTRERIEATR